gttgttttatttttctaaagatggtactactgtttgatgaacatgtgtgaagtttcatgtagatctgtccactcattcgtatatttagaattgttcaaagttgaagtctcatagtatttttttacaatggtaaaaattaaatatcgagcagtgataaaatttttatttttggaagGTGTAGCACAAAACAAATTCATGAACGATTATTAAAAGTGTATAAGGACTCTTCACTTTCAATTAGAACAGTAGAAAGATGGGTTGCTGAATTTAAACGTGATCGCACAGGTCTTCAAGACGATCTACGCGAAGGACGTACAGGATATGGTTTCGGAAGATCGTCGATTAGCCGAAAAAGATTTAGTAGAAGCCCTGGGGATCTTAGTAGGCAGCATGAGTAATATTTTGgttgaagttttgggtttcagaAAGCTGTGTGGACAATAGGTGCCGCATTCACTAATAGTGGAACAAAAACACATTCAAATACGACTTTCTCAGCAACATTTGGAGCATTTTAGAAAGGATAAAAAAGATTTTATGCGTCGTTTCATCACTATGGATGAGACTTGAATTTACCACCATGATTCTGAAATAAAACAAGAGGCTAAGGAGTGGTGTGAACTCAGTACTTCCGCTCCAAAGATAGTTAGGATCCAGAAATTGACCAAGAAAGTTTTAGCATCAGTTTTTTgggatacaaaaggaattttgtttgtgaattacctccaaactcataaAACAATTAACTCAGATTATTATTGTAACCTTTTGGATCAGCTGAATGTAAAAATTCATGAGAAAAGACCTGGTTtacagaagaaaaatataatttttcatcaaGGCAACACATTCTCTCATACAGCTCAAAAAATCATCATGAAAATCAGTGAATTAAAGTACGAATTGTTGCAACATCTACCCTATTCGCCAGATTTAGCTCCTTCTGACTTCTGGCTGTTCTTACATCTCAAAAACTTTATGTGTGGGAAACGATTTTTATCAAATGAATTGGTAATAGCAGCTGTGGATGTATATTTCGACAATCTTCTAGATTCTCATTTCATGGATGGAATCCATAAATTAGAACATCATTAGAACAAATGTATTGAAGTTGAAGGAGAgtatattgaataataaaatgtattttaaaccATAAAATTGTGTTTCtcttattgaacgacaaaacttattgaacaacctatataTAATAaacatgtatataaatattctgataatattaaatattccataagaaggtaaaataaaacttatacCAAGTATTTCATATTGATTTATTATACTCATTGACTAAAATCATAGAGAATTGTTATTACTGTACATCTTTATTGTATGTATAAGAAGAAATATATAACAATGTATAAAATATCATAGATGTCAAATTTTATAAACTTAGGGATGTTCATcttttttaaagtatttttctGTATATTTAAAGTCTTGTGGAAATAATGGAATAGTATTTGCAAGGAGTTGCTcactatttattatttcaaaaagAGAATTTTTTGATTCAGGTACTATTCCATTTTCTTGTAATGCTACAGCAACACAATGCTGTGAATCTAATAATGTTTCTTCAAACAACCATTCTTGTTTTATACCATTTATATGTAAGATTGTATCAGTAGTAATAGAATTATCAACAAGTTtagaatttgttttaaaatcaACTGATCCAAGATTAATTGTAATACCTGTACCTATAGCTTTCAGATAACTTTCCTTTAATGCCCAATGTCTACAAAACATATTAATTTGTTCCAATTCATTTTTGGATGTACTTTTTATTTCACTCCATTCAGAagatgaaaaatttttattcattatacgaaaAAATTCACTTAACTGTTTACCTCCAGTATATTCTAGTTTCATTATATCTATAcctaattttacatttcttgtTTCACCTGCTAAAACTGTATAATCACCTTGGTGAGATATGTTAAAACTTAAATCCAAggtaacatttttcaaaatgggTTTATTATTTGTATCTCTTGCAAATACTATACAAGTATATGGAATATGTCCATACTTGCTAACAAATTGTCTCATCATTAATCTACCTACTAAGGAAGCCCTGACATCCTTACGGAATACAAATCTATctaatctttctttttcttctaacTGTACACAAGAAATTGCTTGAGTAAAGTCCTTTTCACTTGGATTCCATTCCTTCCAATTGAATGCCCATCGAatactttgaaacatttttgtaatattaacTTTATCCATTAATTTAATACTTTGGTTTCACAATATGCTAATATTCCATGAATtcttatttcttcctttttgtTAAAACACTGCCTTTTAAAACATCTTGTCTTTAAAAAAAACCAGGCTATACTTTAGCATCCACCTGAAGCAAATAGACAAGATAATTACATTACTTTTCCAATTGttcatataattaaatatttatttgttatcTTTTATCCATTACAATCTATGtgcttattattttacattgttgcatattttttgaaaatataaatacttaagAAAAATATGGACATTATTAATTATCTGaataagaatttaataattattttacatagTAATAAGATGTACAGAATAACTGTATAATGAGTCACTGAGTTCACCTAATCCAGATCTGAAATTCTCTTAATTGAAGTAGGCGTGTAGGCGTTCATAAAATCAACACCCACTTAATACACTTGGGCtttctaaatattatttctcttcACTTAGAAATACAGAcatgtaaaaaataatatgtaatacactaCCTGTGTTGttattaaatagaattttaaatatagaTGAAGAAAAGCAATCTTAATAATAGTTATAGATCATTATGTACTTCttcaaagtataaaaatatatagataGCAAGCAACAAACTACCAATAGTGGAATACTTCTATATGTTTACAAAAATAAGTATTATAAGAAATGTTATTGAATATATATCTATGGAGAAGTGCAATATGAAATTTACAGAAAATTAGCAAAAAACTTTACCATTGAGTCTGGCATTATATGGACCCCTTTCAGGTAATTGTGATGTAGCTCTTAAATGAGCTCTATCCAAAAGTGGTTCGTTACATTCATCATCTAATTAAAAGTTAAAAGGCAATTAATAATATAGTTTATATGGAATAGTgcttaataataaatacaaatttctttaacattaaattataattaaatcgaataatgcaaatacaaaattttattttgtataacaACCACAAAATActgtaataatttaataacatgTATTTGCATTATGATAGggcaaaatattttattgtaatatgtcaaaattgtaaataattaggGACTTTTAAATTACACGTGAATATATGTATTAATCACATTACACACTagaatttattcatttttcaataAGTCTGTTATATGTATGTTAACTTGACTACGCCATGTTGTAAAGTGGGCTTGGCTGTATTGAATCATCTTAACAATGATTGCATCCTTGAAGAAAAAGTTTTGAATAATCAATCACAAAATTTACTTACATGCAGAAGTGAACGAATTACTTGCAATCGCAAACACGAACACAAAACACCTGATAGTACTCATCGTATCATTGCCCTTTTAGAAAGCAACACACGAGCAACGTACTCTTAAACTAGACGCGACGTTAAAACTGTTACTAAATTCTCACCAGTTATGTTACTGTTACGCACACTATAAAAGTAACCTTCGTGTATATATCGTATTTCTGTGAATGTGCCTGAATCGAGTAAAGCGAACACATCATCctatattttcgaaacgatataTCGATACTGTTCAAAAATCGagaatattcaaaataaaatttagttAACTAAAAAGTAGTAAATTGAAATATAGTACTAACATCATAATAGTAGGTATTAATATTTCTGATGTTGACACCATCGGTACAAAAATctcatttattaaatatttatacattatgCTTGTAATAGaaatatgattattattatacatcacTTTCATCGTCCTTGGCCATCTGATAAAAGTATACACACATATTGATCAACTGTAAACTAtacagtaataaaaataatgtaaaaatttttaaactagTTTGCTGTATCCACCATTTCCTATATAAAGGGAAAAATAATAACCGTTGAAGTGCCATGCATGCTACTGTTGATAATCCATGCTTTGGTTTGGCTTTTGGAAAAGAAGAACCTGTgaggaaaattttattcaagtaaaaataatatttattcgtgtcaaaaatctatttataattgcaaaataatttgttttagAAATATATGTTTTTATCTTTTTATGTTTTAAAAGACTATAAACATTAAAACATTCACAACCTTCCAATTCAACCTTAACTCGCACAAGATCCACATCAATAAAT
The sequence above is drawn from the Ptiloglossa arizonensis isolate GNS036 chromosome 1, iyPtiAriz1_principal, whole genome shotgun sequence genome and encodes:
- the LOC143153441 gene encoding L-aminoadipate-semialdehyde dehydrogenase-phosphopantetheinyl transferase, whose translation is MDKVNITKMFQSIRWAFNWKEWNPSEKDFTQAISCVQLEEKERLDRFVFRKDVRASLVGRLMMRQFVSKYGHIPYTCIVFARDTNNKPILKNVTLDLSFNISHQGDYTVLAGETRNVKLGIDIMKLEYTGGKQLSEFFRIMNKNFSSSEWSEIKSTSKNELEQINMFCRHWALKESYLKAIGTGITINLGSVDFKTNSKLVDNSITTDTILHINGIKQEWLFEETLLDSQHCVAVALQENGIVPESKNSLFEIINSEQLLANTIPLFPQDFKYTEKYFKKDEHP
- the LOC143153445 gene encoding protein phtf-like, encoding MHVLIRTAKLKTEFIDVDLVRVKVELEGSSFPKAKPKHGLSTVACMALQRLLFFPLYRKWWIQQTSLKIFTLFLLLYSLQLINMCVYFYQMAKDDESDV